Genomic segment of Desulfovibrio sp. Fe33:
GTTGCCTCCGGCGACGAGACGTGGCGTATCGACAGCCGTCCTTCGGACGCCATCGCCTTGGCCGTGCGCGCGGAATGTCCCATTCTGGCCGGAGAATCCGTTCTGGAAGAGGCCGGAGGTCCGTTCCCGGAACATCCTGAAGCGCTCATCAAGACCGAGGATGCCGAGAAGTGGCAGGATGAACTGGACAAGCTTTCCGAAGACGACATCAAATACAAGATGTAGGCCCGTATGATCGATTTGCATACCCACACCATTTTCAGCGACGGGGAGCTTATCCCCGCCGAACTCGTTCGCCGCGCCGAGGTCATCGGCTACAAGGCGCTTTGCATGACCGATCACGCGGACGAGGCGACCATGTATCACGCTCTGGAGAATGTCCTTCGCTTCGTCAAGAAGCATGGTCATTTCTTCGACATCAATGTCCTGGCCGGGGTGGAACTGACCCATGTGCCGCCCGCGCTCATTGACGAGATGACCCGGGCCGCGCGGCAGAGCGGAGCACAGGTGGTGGTCGTGCACGGTGAGACCCCGGTTGAACCGGTGGCTCCCGGCACCAACCTGGCGGCCATCGAAGCCGGCGTGGACATTTTGGCACATCCTGGCCTGATTACCGACGAGGAAGTCCGGCTCGCCGCAGAGCGCGGCGTCGCGCTGGAAATCACCACGCGCGGCGGCCACAGTTACACCAACGGGCACGTGGCCGCGCTGGCTCGGAAGCACGGGGCCAAGTTGGTTGTCAACAACGACGCCCATGCCCCGCGTGATCTTGTGGGCGAGGAGCTGCGTCGGACCATCGCGCTGGGGGCGGGGTTGACGGTTGAAGAATATAGGCGGACCGAGTCCAATGCCTGGGAGATCGTACAACGATGCATGAAATGATGTTTCCCGTTCGTCGCACGACTGTGACAATAAAGGCGTAGGCACATTCGGAGATACGGAAAAGCCGTGGCTTGCTGGCCCGGCTTTCTTCGCATGAAGCGGGTTGTAAAACCCATAGAATCAAAGGTGAAATCATGAATTTTCTGCCCGACAACGACATCCTGACCCTGCTTTCCGGGGCGACCCTGGCGGTCAAGCTGGTCATGCTCTTCCTGGGGTGCATGTCCCTGTGGAGCTGGACCATCATCTTCTTCAAGTTCTTCAGCATCGGCACGGCCCGCAAGCGGGTCATCAGCGGCTATGACGCGTTCATGGCCGCAGGCGACCTGTCCAAGGGCATCAAGCAGTTGGGCGACAAGAGCGATTC
This window contains:
- a CDS encoding histidinol phosphate phosphatase domain-containing protein, coding for MIDLHTHTIFSDGELIPAELVRRAEVIGYKALCMTDHADEATMYHALENVLRFVKKHGHFFDINVLAGVELTHVPPALIDEMTRAARQSGAQVVVVHGETPVEPVAPGTNLAAIEAGVDILAHPGLITDEEVRLAAERGVALEITTRGGHSYTNGHVAALARKHGAKLVVNNDAHAPRDLVGEELRRTIALGAGLTVEEYRRTESNAWEIVQRCMK
- a CDS encoding MotA/TolQ/ExbB proton channel family protein; amino-acid sequence: MNFLPDNDILTLLSGATLAVKLVMLFLGCMSLWSWTIIFFKFFSIGTARKRVISGYDAFMAAGDLSKGIKQLGDKSDSPLARVSSLAVKEFRQLEKADVNRERRRLLVKDTLRRVLKQGISKEMRVLTRNLPFLATCANAAPFIGLFGTV